The Herbiconiux sp. A18JL235 region GGCCGTCAGCGAGCGGCTACGCGATCGCGAGATCGCCCTCGTAGACGAGCTCGGCCGGGCCGGAGAGAGCGACATGCTCGCCGTCTTCGGTCGGGAACATGCGCACGCCCACGACCCCGCCGGGCACCGCGACGCTCCAGTGGTCGGGGGCACCCGCACCGGCCCAGTGGCGCGTCGCCAGGGCCGCCGCCGCCGCGCCCGTGCCGCAGGAAAGGGTCTCGCCGCTCCCGCGTTCGTGCACGCGCATCCTGATGTGCCCCACACCGTCGCGCACGAGCGGCTCGCTGGGCACCACGAACTCGACGTTCGCGCCGTCTTCGGGCTCGGGCTCGACGTGCGGGATGAAGGTGAGATCGGCCTCGGCCAGCTCGTCGTCGTCGGCGAGGGCGACCACGACGTGCGGATTGCCGACGTTGATGCCGAGACCCGGCCGCGGCACCTGCAGGTTCTTGGCCCGCACGAGCGGCTCGCCGCCGTCGAGCCGCCAGCGGCCGAGGTCGACCTGGAAGCCGAGCTTGCTGCGCTGCACGTCGCGCACACCGGCACGGGTGCCGATGACGAGGGTCTCCCCCGCCGCCAGCTCGGCGAGCCCGTTGTCGAGGAGGTAGCGGGCGAAGACGCGGATGCCGTTGCCGCACATCTCGGCGATCGAGCCGTCGGCGTTGCGGTAGTCCATGAACCACTCGGCGGCCGGGTCTTCGGCGAGGGCGGCCGCCCCTTCGGGGATGTTCTCCGACCGCACGGCCCGCAGCACACCGTCGGCACCGACGCCGAAATGACGGTCGCAGATCGCAGCGACCTGGGTGGGAACGAGGTCGATCTGCCCGTCGGCGTCGGTGAAGAGAACGAAGTCGTTGCCAGTCCCCTGGCCCTTGGTGAAGTGGAGGTCAGCGGGCATGGAATCAGTCTAGGGTCAGGAGACGGCGGCCAGGGCGTGGCCGACGGCTGCCTCGACGGAGGCCGGGTCGAGGGCATCGGCGTCGAGGGCGTCGGGGTAGCGCTTGAACCAGCTGACCTGGCGACGGGCGTAGCGGCGGGTGAGGGCCTGCGCCTCGGCGATGGCCTCGGCGCGCGGCATCGTGCCGTCGAGGTCGGCGAGCGCCTGAGCGTAGCCGATGGCTCGGGATGCCGTGGTGCCGTCGCGGAGACCGTGCGGAACGAGGGCGGCGACCTCGTCGACGAGGCCGCGCCCCCACATCCCCACCACGCGCTCATCGAGCCGCGGCACCAGGGCCTGACGCTCGACGCCGAGCCTCACGATCGACAGGGGTCGCCACGGCACAGGCTCGTCGGGCAGGGTGCCGCTGAGAGGTTCACCGGTCAGTTCCACCACCTCGAGCGCGCGCACGAGACGGCGGCCGTTGTACTGCCCGATCGAGGCGGCCGCCTCGGGGTCGAGCACCTTCAAGCGGTCGTAGAGGGCGCGCGCGCCGGTCTGGCCGAGTTCGGCCTCGATCCTTCTCCGCACCTCGGCGTCGCGGGCGGGGAAACGGAAGTCGTGGATGACCGAGGAGACGTACAGGCCCGACCCGCCCACCAGGAGGGCGACGGCACCGCGCGCCTGGATCGCCTCGATGCACTCCCGCGCCTCCCGCTGGTACGCGGCGACCGAGGCGTCGGCTGTGACGTCGAGCACGTCGAGGAGGTGGTGCGGCACTCCGCGCCGTTCGGCCGGGGCGAGCTTGGCGGTGCCGATGTCCATACCGCGGTAGAGCTGCATGGCGTCGGCGTTGACGACCTCGGCGGCCACGCCGCGCTCGTCGAGGCGCTCGGCGAGGCGAAGGGAGAGCTCCGACTTGCCGGTGCCGGTGGCGCCGACCACGGCGATCAGTCGCGCCTGCTCCTCCCCTGCCGAGGCGGACGCCTCCGGGGCCACCCTTCAGCCCCGCAGATCGTCGGTGGAACTGTAGATCGGCACGGTCGCGACGCGCGGGGTCGACGGTGCACCCGCACGCAGGGCCGGCAGCCCCAGCGAGACCCGCCCCGGCGCGGAACCCTCGCCCGCGCTGGCACTGGTGGCGCTCGGCACGGCGCAGGACTCGGCCTCGCTCCTGTCCCAGGCATCACCCGCGCGGGTTCGCCGAACCTCGAGCGGGGTGCCGTCGCTGTCGGCGATGAGGTAGTACGGCGCCGCCTGGGTGACCGTGACCGACACGACGTCGCCCGGGCGCGGAGCAGCCGAACCCTCGGGGAGCTCGAAGTGCACCAGCCTGCTGTCTTCCGCGCGACCGCTCAGTCGCTTCGTCTCGCCGTCCTTCCGGCCCTCGCCGTTCGCGACCACGAGCTCGACACGTCGCC contains the following coding sequences:
- the dapF gene encoding diaminopimelate epimerase, whose protein sequence is MPADLHFTKGQGTGNDFVLFTDADGQIDLVPTQVAAICDRHFGVGADGVLRAVRSENIPEGAAALAEDPAAEWFMDYRNADGSIAEMCGNGIRVFARYLLDNGLAELAAGETLVIGTRAGVRDVQRSKLGFQVDLGRWRLDGGEPLVRAKNLQVPRPGLGINVGNPHVVVALADDDELAEADLTFIPHVEPEPEDGANVEFVVPSEPLVRDGVGHIRMRVHERGSGETLSCGTGAAAAALATRHWAGAGAPDHWSVAVPGGVVGVRMFPTEDGEHVALSGPAELVYEGDLAIA
- the miaA gene encoding tRNA (adenosine(37)-N6)-dimethylallyltransferase MiaA, producing the protein MAPEASASAGEEQARLIAVVGATGTGKSELSLRLAERLDERGVAAEVVNADAMQLYRGMDIGTAKLAPAERRGVPHHLLDVLDVTADASVAAYQREARECIEAIQARGAVALLVGGSGLYVSSVIHDFRFPARDAEVRRRIEAELGQTGARALYDRLKVLDPEAAASIGQYNGRRLVRALEVVELTGEPLSGTLPDEPVPWRPLSIVRLGVERQALVPRLDERVVGMWGRGLVDEVAALVPHGLRDGTTASRAIGYAQALADLDGTMPRAEAIAEAQALTRRYARRQVSWFKRYPDALDADALDPASVEAAVGHALAAVS